CCGCGATCCCCGCTCGGCCCAGACGCGGGTGAGCGTGCCCTGCTGGCCGATACGGGCCTCGTCCTGCCACCAAAGCTCGACGGGCTTGCCGCAAGCCTCGGGCGGCAGGACGGCCTCTACGAGGGCGGGGAAGTCGCGCTGAAAGACGCCTGCGCCGCCGCGTCGTGGCCCGGATGCCGCGGCCGCGTCACGAGCCGCCGGAAGCCAAGCCGACGCAGCACCGTCCCGACTGTCCGCTCGGCAAGGGTGATGCCAAACCGCTGGGCGATGCGGCGCGCCAGGTCCGCCCTCCTCCAGCGCACGACGCCATCGCGGGCCAGCTCCGGCCCCTGCCGGACCCACTCGGCCACCTCCGCCTCCTGCGTGAGGCGACGCTTGGGGCCAACCTCTCCGACACGGTCCCGCAGGGGCCGGAGCTGGCCCGGCAGGCCCTCCTCCTTGTAGCGGATGACCCAGTCCCGCAGCGTCTGCCGGTCCATCCCTGCCGAGCGCGCCGCCTCCGTCCGCGACGCCCCTTCCAACACCAGAGCGAGTGCCAGCATCCGTCGCGACGCCGCCGCGTCCCGTTCACGAGCCGCCGCGCGACGCAGCCCAGCCGCGTCCAGATCGCGCCACGTCACCGCCACTGCCTTCGACATCGCCGCCTCCCGCCATCACCGGCAGGAGCGAATCATCCCCAGCGCCCGAGTGGAACCCCGCCAGAGTCGGTGATCCAAGCCGGGCGTATGATACGCCCGGCGTCATTGGTTGACCCGTGCCCATGATCTGGTGGCGATGGAGGTGATGCGGTCGGGCTGGCGCATGAGCCAGTTCCAGGCCTCGCAGCAGGCGTCGAGGATGGCATCGTAGGTGTCGAAGACACGGTTGCTGAGCTTGTTGGAGCGCAGGAAGGCCCAGAGGTTCTCGACGGGGTTCAGTTCGGGCGCGTAGGGCGGCAGGCGGAGGAGGGTGACGTTCGGGGGCACGTTCAACTCGCCGCCTGTCTGATGCCAGCCCGCGCCGTCGAGGACGAGAACGGCATGCGCGCCGGGGGAGACCTCGCGACCGATCTCGACGAGGTGGAGGTTCATCGCCCCGGTGTTGGCATAGGGCAGGACGAGCCCCGCGCCGACGCCGCGCGCGGGACAGACGGCGCCGAACAGGTAGGCCCAGGCGTAGCGGCAATCCTTCGGGGCGGCGGGACGCGAGCCGCGTTCGGCCCAGATCCGCGTCAGCGTCCCCTGCTGGCCGATGCGGGCCTCGTCTTGCCACCAGACCTCGATCGGCTTGCCGCGTGCGGTCTCGGGCAGGGCAGCGGCTACGAGGGCGGGGAAGTCGCGCTGAAAGACGCCTGCGCCGCGGCGCTGCGGCCCGGGTGCTGCGGCCGCGTCACGAGCCGCCGGAAGCCGAGCCGACGCAGCACGTCACCGACACTGCGCTCGGCGAGCACCACCCCGAAGCGCTCGGCGATGACGCGCGCGAGGTCCGCCCGCCGCCAGCGCACGACGCCATGCACCGCGCGGTCGGGGCCGCGCCGGACAAGGTCGGCGATCTCGGCCTCCTGTGCGACCGTCAAGCGACGCTTGGGGCCGCGCTCGCCGGGGCGGTCGCGCAGTCCCGACAGGCCCTCCGCGTTGTAACGATGCACCCAGTCCCGCAGCGTCTGCCGATCCATCCCCGCCGCGCGCGCTGCCTCCGCCCGCGAGTGCCCCTCCAGCACGAGGGCCAAGGCCAGCATCCGCCGCGAGGCCGCCCCGTCCCGCTCGCGCCTTGCCGTCCGGCGCAGCCCCGCCGAGTCCAGATCCGTCCGCGTGATCGCTACCGCCAGCGCCATGACCGCTACCCCCCTCAACAGGCCAAGCGAATCACGTCCCACCGCCCATAGGAATCCTCCGCGAGTCAAAAATCCCCGCCGGGCGTATCAGATCGTTCACGTTCGCGAAGGCGCAGGCGAGCAGCAGCGATTCTCCCCAGAAAT
The nucleotide sequence above comes from Longimicrobium sp.. Encoded proteins:
- a CDS encoding IS630 family transposase (programmed frameshift); translation: MSKAVAVTWRDLDAAGLRRAAARERDAAASRRMLALALVLEGASRTEAARSAGMDRQTLRDWVIRYKEEGLPGQLRPLRDRVGEVGPKRRLTQEAEVAEWVRQGPELARDGVVRWRRADLARRIAQRFGITLAERTVGTVLRRLGFRRLVTRPRHPGHDAAAQASFQRDFPALVEAVLPPEACGKPVELWWQDEARIGQQGTLTRVWAERGSRPAAPKDCLYAWAYRFGAVCPARGTGAGLVLPYPNTRAMNLHLAEISREVSAGAHAVLVLDGAGWHQTGGELRGPGNISLLHLPPYAPELNPVENLWALLRSNKLANRVFHTYDVILDACCDAWNWLMQQPDRITSIAHPHWAQVNK
- a CDS encoding IS630 family transposase (programmed frameshift), translating into MALAVAITRTDLDSAGLRRTARRERDGAASRRMLALALVLEGHSRAEAARAAGMDRQTLRDWVHRYNAEGLSGLRDRPGERGPKRRLTVAQEAEIADLVRRGPDRAVHGVVRWRRADLARVIAERFGVVLAERSVGDVLRRLGFRRLVTRPQHPGRSAAAQASFQRDFPALVAAALPETARGKPIEVWWQDEARIGQQGTLTRIWAERGSRPAAPKDCRYAWAYLFGAVCPARGVGAGLVLPYANTGAMNLHLVEIGREVSPGAHAVLVLDGAGWHQTGGELNVPPNVTLLRLPPYAPELNPVENLWAFLRSNKLSNRVFDTYDAILDACCEAWNWLMRQPDRITSIATRSWARVNQ